From Methylopila sp. M107, a single genomic window includes:
- a CDS encoding DUF6716 putative glycosyltransferase, with the protein MVSERKDAGPEAGKTKAGGRFAGRQVLALGTFDSFLRTAVVIGRMFEQQGATLKIAALAAAGQKAQLSDRQLKAGGIHENVPMVSAETLVKSRLFRDSAVVIAVIDGGRARELFLSLNASDLAREKSRPILAIASPGLALAEHLAGYMSRAPADILCFNAPGERAQYVEAAGEIGVDPSNAIVTGLLGLDRRPRAPSAAARPSIVFFEQPVIPPRRMQRNHLLAGLTDVARGRPDVDVLIKLRHAKGETVHHEARFHFEDIARKLFSRGGQPANLRFTHEPAPELLERASLAVTVSSTVAVEAMARGVPTRIVSDFGISEALGTAYFVGSGCFAPLSGLSPDMPDVTRRTWLDERSGASTDPEALLGRCAELIGRQDELGAALPMRSLAPAYGSAGFVAYALGIGGPVAVHAPHLLDKPMRGVTFIGSVAARLRQARVIRQRRKP; encoded by the coding sequence ATGGTGTCGGAACGGAAAGACGCCGGGCCCGAGGCAGGCAAAACCAAAGCGGGCGGGCGTTTCGCCGGCCGGCAGGTGCTGGCGCTCGGCACGTTCGATTCCTTCCTCCGGACGGCGGTCGTCATCGGCCGCATGTTCGAGCAGCAGGGCGCGACGCTGAAGATCGCGGCGCTCGCGGCCGCGGGGCAGAAGGCGCAGCTCTCGGATCGGCAGCTCAAGGCCGGCGGCATCCACGAAAACGTGCCGATGGTCTCGGCCGAGACGCTGGTGAAGTCCCGTCTGTTTCGCGACAGCGCCGTGGTCATCGCGGTGATCGACGGCGGACGGGCGCGCGAACTGTTCCTGTCGCTCAACGCGTCCGATCTCGCACGGGAGAAGAGCCGGCCGATCCTCGCGATCGCATCGCCGGGACTGGCGCTCGCAGAACATCTCGCGGGTTACATGAGCCGGGCGCCCGCCGACATCCTTTGCTTCAACGCACCAGGCGAACGCGCACAATACGTCGAGGCGGCGGGAGAGATCGGCGTCGACCCGTCGAACGCCATTGTGACCGGGCTGCTCGGTCTGGACAGACGGCCGCGCGCGCCGTCGGCGGCCGCCCGGCCGTCGATCGTGTTCTTCGAACAGCCGGTGATCCCGCCGCGCCGGATGCAGCGGAATCACCTCCTGGCCGGCCTGACCGACGTCGCGCGCGGACGGCCGGACGTCGACGTCCTCATCAAGCTTCGGCACGCCAAGGGAGAAACCGTCCATCACGAGGCGCGATTCCATTTCGAGGACATCGCCCGAAAACTGTTCTCGCGGGGCGGGCAGCCCGCCAATCTGCGCTTCACCCACGAGCCGGCGCCGGAACTCCTGGAGCGCGCGTCGCTCGCCGTGACGGTCAGCTCGACCGTCGCGGTCGAGGCGATGGCGCGCGGCGTGCCGACCCGGATCGTTTCGGATTTCGGAATCTCGGAGGCGCTCGGCACGGCCTACTTCGTGGGCTCAGGGTGCTTCGCGCCGCTGTCGGGGCTCTCGCCGGACATGCCGGACGTCACGCGCCGGACGTGGCTCGACGAAAGGTCCGGCGCCTCGACCGATCCGGAGGCGCTGCTCGGCCGGTGCGCCGAGCTCATCGGCCGTCAGGACGAACTCGGCGCAGCCTTGCCGATGCGGTCGCTTGCGCCGGCTTATGGCTCGGCCGGCTTTGTCGCCTATGCGCTCGGCATCGGCGGTCCGGTCGCGGTCCATGCGCCGCATCTGCTCGACAAGCCGATGCGCGGCGTCACCTTCATCGGCTCGGTCGCGGCGCGGCTCCGCCAGGCGCGGGTGATCCGCCAGCGCAGGAAGCCCTGA
- a CDS encoding glycosyltransferase family 4 protein — translation MVDGRLEQIVSAIGPRRVVVISDRYPPDAAGGAELSLHILLREDPLRDQALVVTFDKAIALPERRLVDGVEIVALPMSAAWPLHRLSQHEVDRLKRLSEGVKWRKFIGEALALGVRRPRIHGPALALWIAGPPAGGIRMAHATVPEGRGQPELRTILHQVRPELVHADNARSIMMAADILADDDTPLVALVRDHRFTSLQFDQSLTPPPGAAGLSLRGRLAMTCAKAALAYRQARLKRATVVIATSQHVTDTLAPVLGDGRLRRLPLEPVELPGHSLAVVGRDAFSILVVGSLTHNKGQFQLLRAWPEIVSRIPNATMDFAGRGPAHQAMQAFVKQQGLQSRVRMHGHLGSEALQKLYRDCDVVALPTLWSEPFGRVPLEAGAAGRPVVAYGSGGLVETVLDGVTGRLIERGDRTAFVTALADLAGDPEARERMGEAGRARVVEAYAPMRLAKLLASVWDEVGGRPDRRTAAHG, via the coding sequence ATGGTCGACGGAAGGCTCGAGCAGATCGTTTCCGCGATCGGTCCGCGCCGCGTCGTCGTCATTTCGGATCGCTATCCGCCGGACGCGGCTGGCGGCGCGGAACTGAGCCTGCACATCCTGCTGCGGGAAGATCCGCTGCGCGATCAGGCGCTGGTCGTGACCTTCGACAAGGCGATCGCGCTGCCTGAGCGCCGGCTGGTCGACGGCGTCGAGATCGTGGCGCTGCCGATGAGCGCCGCCTGGCCGCTCCATCGGCTGTCGCAGCACGAGGTCGACCGGCTCAAGCGCCTGAGCGAGGGCGTGAAATGGCGAAAGTTCATCGGTGAAGCGCTAGCGCTTGGCGTCCGCCGGCCGCGTATTCACGGACCCGCGCTTGCGTTGTGGATCGCAGGCCCTCCCGCGGGCGGCATCAGGATGGCGCACGCAACCGTGCCGGAGGGCCGCGGGCAGCCTGAACTTCGGACGATCCTCCATCAGGTCCGGCCCGAGCTCGTCCACGCCGACAACGCCCGTTCCATCATGATGGCGGCCGACATCCTCGCCGACGACGACACGCCGCTGGTCGCGCTCGTGCGGGACCATCGCTTCACGAGCCTTCAGTTTGACCAGTCGTTGACGCCGCCGCCCGGCGCCGCTGGGCTGAGCCTGCGGGGGCGGCTCGCCATGACATGCGCGAAGGCCGCGCTCGCTTACCGGCAGGCGCGGCTGAAGCGGGCGACCGTCGTGATCGCGACCAGCCAGCACGTGACGGACACGCTGGCGCCGGTTCTTGGCGACGGCCGTCTGCGCAGGCTTCCGCTTGAGCCGGTGGAACTGCCGGGCCATAGCTTGGCGGTCGTCGGCAGAGACGCGTTTTCGATTCTCGTCGTCGGGTCCCTGACGCACAACAAGGGGCAATTCCAGCTGCTGCGCGCCTGGCCCGAGATCGTCTCCCGGATACCCAACGCCACGATGGACTTCGCCGGCCGCGGGCCGGCCCATCAGGCCATGCAGGCCTTCGTCAAGCAGCAGGGGCTGCAATCGCGCGTGCGCATGCATGGGCATCTCGGGAGCGAGGCGCTGCAGAAGCTCTACCGCGATTGCGACGTCGTCGCGCTGCCGACGCTGTGGTCGGAACCCTTCGGACGCGTGCCGCTGGAGGCCGGCGCGGCCGGACGGCCCGTGGTGGCCTACGGGTCGGGCGGGCTTGTGGAGACTGTCCTCGACGGGGTCACCGGACGGCTGATCGAGCGTGGCGACAGGACCGCCTTCGTGACGGCGCTCGCGGACCTCGCGGGCGACCCGGAAGCGCGCGAGCGGATGGGCGAGGCGGGGCGGGCCCGCGTCGTGGAGGCCTATGCGCCCATGCGCCTCGCCAAGCTGCTCGCGAGCGTCTGGGACGAGGTCGGTGGACGGCCGGACCGCCGGACCGCCGCGCATGGCTGA
- the ade gene encoding adenine deaminase, which yields MTTTSSCEAAIARRIRHGRGLEPADLVIKGARVLDIVTATLFESDIAISGDTIVGVFADYEGRETIDGRGLTVVPGFIDAHLHIESSLLTPSEFERCVLPHGVTTAIWDPHEIANVLGAAGLDYALQTAEAAVMDIRVNLSSCVPASPLETSGARLEVDDLLPFRGHPKVIGLAEFMNFPGVLGGDPGCLAKLAAFQSGHIDGHAPLLRGKDLNGYLSAGIRTDHEANNYDEAFEKLRKGMSVLIRESSIAKDLHALWRLITPETSAFIGFCTDDRNPVEIAEEGHIDHMIRWTIAQGVEPAHVYRVASWGAANAFGLRDRGLVAPGKRADLVLLSDYEGCRVEHVIAGGRLATPELFASRVVTPPVGLDSMKAESVVAGDLVTRGGSGKRPVIGVVPGKIVTERLEVHLSAVDGIVAADPANDVLAVAVVARHGVNRNIGRGFVSGFGLAKGAIASSVGHDSHNICVVGASAEDMAAAVNRVIELGGGFVVAAGAEIHAELALPLAGLMSLEPHEVVREKLLVLRAAASSLGCTLSEPFLQAAFLPLAVIPHLKLTDFGLVDVDKFEVIPS from the coding sequence GTGACGACGACGTCGAGTTGCGAAGCCGCCATCGCCCGCCGCATCCGGCACGGGCGGGGGCTGGAACCCGCCGACCTCGTCATCAAGGGCGCCCGGGTGCTCGACATCGTCACCGCGACGCTGTTCGAAAGCGACATCGCGATTTCCGGCGACACGATCGTCGGCGTCTTCGCCGATTATGAGGGCCGCGAGACCATCGACGGCCGCGGGCTGACGGTCGTGCCGGGCTTCATCGACGCCCATCTCCACATCGAATCCTCGCTTCTGACGCCGTCAGAGTTCGAGCGCTGCGTGCTGCCGCATGGCGTCACCACCGCGATCTGGGACCCGCACGAGATCGCGAACGTCCTCGGCGCCGCGGGTCTCGACTATGCGCTGCAAACGGCCGAGGCGGCCGTGATGGACATCCGCGTCAACCTCTCCTCCTGCGTGCCCGCTTCGCCATTGGAGACATCCGGAGCGCGGCTGGAGGTCGATGACCTGCTGCCGTTCCGGGGCCATCCCAAGGTGATCGGGCTCGCCGAGTTCATGAATTTTCCAGGCGTGCTCGGCGGCGATCCAGGATGCCTCGCGAAACTCGCGGCGTTCCAGTCCGGACATATCGACGGACACGCGCCGCTTCTGCGCGGCAAGGACCTCAACGGATATCTCTCGGCCGGCATCCGCACCGACCACGAGGCCAACAATTACGATGAGGCGTTCGAGAAGCTGCGCAAGGGCATGAGCGTGCTCATCCGTGAAAGCTCGATCGCCAAGGACCTCCACGCGCTGTGGCGGCTAATCACGCCCGAGACCTCCGCCTTCATCGGTTTCTGCACCGACGACCGGAACCCGGTCGAGATCGCGGAAGAGGGCCATATCGACCACATGATCCGCTGGACGATCGCGCAAGGCGTCGAGCCGGCGCATGTCTATCGCGTCGCCTCCTGGGGGGCGGCGAACGCCTTTGGCCTGCGCGACCGCGGACTTGTGGCGCCGGGCAAGCGCGCTGATCTCGTGCTGCTGTCCGACTACGAGGGTTGCCGGGTCGAGCATGTGATCGCGGGCGGCAGGCTGGCGACGCCTGAACTGTTCGCCTCGAGGGTCGTGACGCCGCCGGTCGGCCTCGACAGCATGAAGGCCGAAAGCGTCGTAGCCGGCGATCTCGTGACAAGAGGCGGGTCCGGGAAGAGGCCGGTCATCGGCGTCGTGCCGGGCAAGATCGTGACAGAGCGGCTCGAAGTCCACCTCTCCGCCGTCGACGGGATCGTGGCGGCCGATCCCGCGAACGACGTGCTTGCGGTCGCGGTCGTGGCGCGCCACGGCGTCAACCGCAACATCGGGCGGGGCTTCGTGAGCGGGTTCGGGCTTGCGAAAGGCGCGATCGCTTCCTCGGTCGGCCATGACAGCCACAATATCTGCGTGGTCGGGGCGAGCGCCGAGGACATGGCGGCGGCCGTGAACCGGGTGATCGAACTCGGCGGCGGCTTCGTGGTGGCGGCGGGAGCAGAGATCCACGCGGAACTTGCGCTACCTCTCGCGGGGCTGATGAGCCTCGAGCCGCATGAGGTCGTGCGCGAGAAACTGCTCGTTTTGCGCGCGGCGGCCTCGTCGCTCGGCTGCACGCTTTCAGAACCCTTCCTGCAGGCGGCGTTCCTGCCGCTCGCGGTGATCCCGCACCTCAAACTGACGGATTTCGGGCTGGTCGACGTCGACAAGTTCGAGGTGATCCCGTCCTGA
- a CDS encoding DUF3606 domain-containing protein — MADDLKRRGPEDPRFVNVNEDWEVRHWCAKWGVTPDELKRAVKMVGTGVAAVARHLGK; from the coding sequence ATGGCTGACGATTTGAAACGGCGCGGACCTGAAGACCCACGCTTCGTGAATGTGAACGAAGACTGGGAGGTGCGCCACTGGTGCGCAAAATGGGGCGTCACGCCGGACGAGCTTAAGCGCGCCGTCAAGATGGTGGGAACCGGGGTCGCGGCCGTCGCCCGCCATCTCGGAAAATGA
- a CDS encoding aminotransferase, giving the protein MPRPNSVYASLPVTVFERMSRLARDHHAVNLGQGFPDDPGPEPIRRRAAEAVLDGWNQYPPMMGLAELRSAAAAHYGRWQSLTLDPESDVMVTSGATEAIAAALFALVEPGDEVVLFEPIYDAYLPLLRRAGATPRFVKLNPPEWRLDEAAIRAALGPRTKAVLFNNPLNPSGTVFGRDDLETLARALAGTDAALISDEVWEHVVFDGREHVSALAVPGLAERTVKIGSAGKMFCMTGWKVGLVCAPAELLAVVAKAHQFLTFTTPPNLQAAVAFGLDTQDDWIRAMRARLATKRDRFSTSLREAGFAPLPSGGTYFVNVDLAPLGVSDDAAFCERLVRKAGVAAIPVSAFYADDHVRTVVRFCFAKEDETLDEAARRLKAFMARTIPA; this is encoded by the coding sequence ATGCCGCGTCCAAACTCCGTCTACGCCTCGCTCCCGGTCACCGTTTTCGAACGGATGTCCCGGCTCGCCCGGGACCATCACGCGGTCAATCTGGGGCAGGGCTTCCCGGACGACCCGGGGCCGGAACCTATCCGCCGCAGGGCGGCCGAAGCCGTTCTCGACGGCTGGAATCAATACCCGCCGATGATGGGCCTGGCCGAACTGCGCTCCGCGGCGGCTGCGCATTACGGGCGGTGGCAGAGCCTGACCCTGGACCCCGAAAGCGACGTCATGGTGACGTCCGGCGCGACAGAGGCCATCGCCGCCGCTTTGTTCGCGCTGGTCGAGCCCGGCGACGAGGTCGTGCTGTTCGAGCCGATCTACGACGCCTATCTCCCGCTCCTGAGGCGCGCCGGCGCGACGCCGCGCTTCGTGAAGCTCAACCCGCCGGAGTGGCGGCTGGACGAGGCCGCGATCCGCGCCGCGCTCGGTCCCCGGACGAAGGCGGTCCTGTTCAACAATCCGCTCAACCCGAGCGGGACGGTGTTCGGCCGGGACGACCTCGAGACGCTCGCCCGCGCCCTAGCCGGGACGGACGCGGCGCTGATCTCGGACGAGGTCTGGGAGCACGTCGTGTTCGACGGTCGCGAGCACGTCTCGGCGCTCGCCGTGCCGGGCCTCGCCGAGCGCACCGTCAAGATCGGTTCCGCCGGCAAGATGTTTTGCATGACGGGCTGGAAGGTCGGGCTCGTCTGCGCGCCGGCCGAACTTCTCGCCGTCGTCGCCAAGGCGCACCAATTCCTGACTTTCACGACGCCGCCGAACCTGCAGGCGGCCGTCGCCTTCGGGCTCGATACCCAGGACGACTGGATCCGCGCGATGCGCGCGAGGCTGGCGACGAAGCGCGACCGGTTCTCGACGTCGCTCCGCGAGGCGGGATTTGCGCCGCTGCCGAGCGGCGGCACCTACTTCGTCAATGTCGACCTCGCGCCTCTCGGCGTTTCGGACGATGCGGCGTTCTGCGAGCGCCTTGTCCGGAAGGCCGGCGTCGCCGCCATCCCGGTCTCCGCCTTCTACGCCGATGACCACGTGCGGACCGTCGTGCGCTTCTGCTTCGCCAAGGAAGACGAGACGCTCGACGAGGCTGCCCGGCGACTGAAAGCGTTCATGGCCAGGACGATACCGGCTTGA
- a CDS encoding ATP-binding cassette domain-containing protein, whose product MTTNVRVARSSGIAEPLLRIEDVRKSYPLRDGSERIALDGVSIEIAEGEILAVVGGAGSGKSTLGLLAAGLESPCSGRVTLDGRDYESAGAKARRGVATLGADPDLPPGRTVREILAERHDPAGLDADETRAAIDTLIDLLELGDDADRLAEELSDGERRRAALGRALAGNPRLLVLDEATSALDPEISATFLEALVRITRDTGLSALLMTHDMTAVTALARRVVVLDRGRVVEQGSTARVFSHPEHPTSRRFAAAATGATLPPFIAAKLQETPSPGGKALVRLAFEGPGATKPVLTSVARELGFDLGILAGSLGAAGGEPYGVLIVAAPSDEPYFTAAIERLEDAELGVEVLGFVS is encoded by the coding sequence ATGACCACCAATGTGCGCGTTGCGCGCTCATCCGGGATAGCCGAACCACTGCTGCGCATCGAGGACGTGCGCAAGTCCTATCCGTTGCGCGACGGGTCGGAGCGGATCGCGCTCGACGGCGTTTCGATCGAGATCGCGGAAGGCGAGATCCTTGCCGTCGTGGGCGGCGCCGGATCGGGCAAGTCGACGCTCGGCCTGCTTGCGGCCGGGCTCGAATCGCCATGCTCGGGACGGGTGACGCTTGACGGTCGGGACTACGAATCCGCCGGGGCCAAGGCGCGCCGTGGGGTCGCGACGCTCGGCGCGGACCCCGACCTGCCGCCGGGACGGACCGTGCGGGAAATCCTCGCCGAGCGTCACGATCCGGCCGGCCTCGACGCCGACGAGACGCGCGCTGCGATCGATACATTGATCGACCTGCTGGAACTCGGCGACGACGCCGACCGTCTGGCCGAGGAGCTCTCGGACGGCGAACGCCGCCGCGCCGCGCTTGGTCGCGCGCTCGCCGGGAATCCACGACTGCTCGTGCTCGACGAGGCGACTTCCGCGCTCGATCCCGAGATATCCGCGACGTTTCTGGAGGCGTTGGTGCGCATCACGCGCGACACCGGTCTGTCGGCGCTGCTGATGACGCACGACATGACGGCCGTGACGGCGCTGGCCCGACGCGTCGTGGTGCTTGACCGCGGCCGGGTCGTCGAGCAGGGCTCGACCGCCCGCGTGTTCTCGCACCCCGAACATCCGACGAGCCGCCGCTTCGCAGCCGCGGCGACCGGAGCCACGCTGCCGCCCTTCATCGCCGCGAAACTGCAGGAGACGCCCTCGCCCGGCGGCAAGGCGCTCGTGCGGCTGGCCTTCGAAGGCCCCGGCGCGACCAAGCCCGTTCTGACCTCGGTCGCGCGGGAGCTCGGTTTCGACCTTGGCATCCTGGCCGGATCGCTCGGAGCGGCCGGCGGCGAGCCCTATGGCGTGCTGATCGTGGCGGCGCCGTCGGACGAGCCGTACTTCACCGCCGCGATCGAGCGGCTGGAAGACGCCGAGCTCGGCGTCGAGGTGCTCGGCTTCGTAAGTTAG
- a CDS encoding XRE family transcriptional regulator, whose amino-acid sequence MAGRQRSDLDNGAQIVSGNLGKTVQRLRKAYNLSLSELAEQSGVAKSIISQIERNETNPTLATIWRLSQALDVSIERVLASADDEPFVEKLTRADTPILTSEDGKFRLAAIGWIRTVEWLQWYDVTADPDGVLESDAHQRGSLECLSVLSGEAQVEIGGQGERAKAGETLRYRCDRPHIIRAVGDEPLRAVMVCIMKAAVME is encoded by the coding sequence ATGGCAGGCCGGCAAAGGTCCGACCTCGACAACGGCGCTCAGATCGTCTCGGGCAATCTCGGCAAGACCGTCCAGCGGCTGCGCAAGGCCTACAATCTCTCGCTGTCGGAACTCGCCGAACAATCTGGCGTCGCGAAATCGATCATCAGCCAGATCGAGCGCAACGAGACCAACCCCACTCTCGCCACCATCTGGCGGCTCTCCCAGGCGCTCGACGTCTCGATCGAGCGCGTGCTGGCGTCGGCCGACGACGAACCTTTCGTCGAGAAGCTGACCCGCGCCGACACGCCGATCCTGACCTCCGAGGACGGCAAGTTCAGGCTCGCGGCGATCGGATGGATTCGCACGGTCGAATGGCTGCAATGGTACGACGTGACGGCGGATCCGGACGGGGTCCTTGAGTCCGACGCCCACCAGCGGGGCTCGCTCGAATGTCTATCTGTGCTTTCAGGGGAAGCGCAGGTCGAGATCGGCGGGCAGGGAGAGCGGGCAAAGGCCGGCGAAACCCTGCGTTACCGCTGCGACCGCCCGCACATCATCCGCGCCGTCGGCGATGAGCCGCTGCGCGCCGTCATGGTGTGCATCATGAAGGCGGCCGTGATGGAGTGA
- the thiD gene encoding bifunctional hydroxymethylpyrimidine kinase/phosphomethylpyrimidine kinase: MTPIALTIAGSDSSGGAGIQADLKTFSALGVYGASAIVALTAQNTRGVTAIHDAPPEFIAAEIDAVFDDLKVRAVKIGMVSRAVSIEAIADALIRHEARDIVLDPVMIATSGARLLAADAIEALKGRLLPLAAVLTPNLPEAAELLGAPIAKTEDDMAKQGRALLALGPRAVLMKGGHGEGAESVDLLIETDGTMHRLPAPRVRTRNTHGTGCTLSSAIAAGLALGKPLDRAARDAKAYVAAAIAAADQLEIGGGHGPVHHFHAWWTRVAPPTLDV, translated from the coding sequence ATGACCCCTATCGCGCTCACCATCGCCGGCTCCGATTCCTCAGGTGGCGCCGGGATCCAGGCGGACCTGAAGACGTTCTCGGCTCTCGGCGTCTATGGCGCGTCCGCGATCGTCGCGCTGACGGCCCAGAACACGCGCGGCGTGACCGCGATCCATGATGCGCCTCCGGAGTTCATCGCCGCCGAGATCGACGCCGTCTTCGACGACCTCAAGGTCCGCGCGGTGAAGATCGGCATGGTGTCGCGCGCGGTCTCGATCGAGGCGATCGCCGACGCGCTCATCCGCCACGAGGCGCGCGACATCGTGCTCGATCCGGTGATGATCGCGACCTCGGGCGCGCGCCTGCTTGCGGCCGACGCGATCGAAGCGCTCAAGGGCAGGCTGCTGCCGCTCGCCGCGGTGCTGACGCCAAATCTCCCCGAGGCGGCGGAACTGCTCGGCGCGCCGATCGCGAAGACCGAGGACGACATGGCGAAGCAGGGGCGGGCGCTTCTCGCGCTAGGGCCCCGCGCGGTGCTGATGAAGGGCGGGCATGGCGAGGGCGCCGAAAGCGTCGACCTGCTGATCGAGACCGATGGGACCATGCATCGGCTGCCCGCGCCCCGCGTCCGCACCCGCAACACCCACGGCACCGGCTGCACGCTCTCGTCCGCCATCGCCGCAGGGCTTGCGCTCGGCAAGCCGCTCGATCGGGCGGCGCGCGACGCCAAGGCCTATGTCGCGGCGGCGATCGCGGCGGCCGACCAGCTCGAGATTGGCGGCGGCCATGGGCCCGTGCATCATTTTCACGCCTGGTGGACCAGGGTTGCGCCCCCGACCCTCGACGTCTAG
- a CDS encoding DMT family transporter translates to MFLGIVFKLLSAFLFTVMAALVRAVGLEVPLGEVVFARSFFALIPIVLWLMWRGVFRAALRTDRQSGHMLRGMIGVSSMFLMFAGLARLPLPDATALGYASPLFVVIFAAVLLGERIHAARWTSVAVGLAGVLVILWPQLSTGALANVLKSGAAADETAAGAAFALGATVLTAAAMIQIRRLTDTEGTGTIVFYFSVWSAVAGLASAPILGWVWPEPKTAMLLVATGCVGGVAQILLTESYRRADASLIAPFEYSTILWALVIGFVLFGDVPSIWTVVGGAIVVGSGVAVAWRERQLGIKRARVRKAAPQSPTG, encoded by the coding sequence ATGTTTCTTGGTATCGTTTTCAAGCTGCTCTCCGCCTTCCTGTTCACCGTGATGGCGGCGCTCGTCCGCGCGGTCGGGCTCGAGGTCCCGCTCGGCGAGGTGGTGTTCGCGCGCTCGTTTTTCGCGCTCATCCCGATCGTCCTGTGGCTGATGTGGCGTGGGGTGTTCCGCGCGGCGCTTCGGACCGATCGCCAGAGCGGGCACATGCTGCGCGGAATGATCGGCGTCTCGTCGATGTTCCTGATGTTCGCGGGGCTGGCGCGCCTGCCTCTGCCGGACGCGACGGCGCTGGGATACGCGTCGCCGCTGTTCGTGGTGATCTTCGCCGCGGTCCTGCTCGGGGAACGGATCCACGCGGCGCGTTGGACGTCGGTCGCGGTCGGACTTGCGGGCGTGCTGGTCATCCTCTGGCCGCAACTCTCGACCGGCGCGCTGGCGAATGTGCTGAAGAGCGGAGCGGCCGCCGACGAGACCGCGGCCGGCGCCGCCTTCGCGCTCGGCGCGACGGTGCTGACAGCCGCCGCGATGATCCAGATCCGCCGCCTGACCGACACCGAGGGCACGGGGACGATTGTCTTCTATTTCTCGGTCTGGTCGGCTGTCGCGGGGCTCGCGAGCGCTCCGATTCTTGGCTGGGTCTGGCCGGAACCGAAGACCGCCATGCTGCTCGTCGCGACGGGCTGCGTCGGCGGCGTCGCGCAAATCCTTTTGACCGAGAGCTATCGCCGCGCCGACGCCTCGCTGATCGCGCCGTTCGAGTATTCCACCATCCTGTGGGCGCTCGTGATCGGCTTCGTGCTGTTCGGCGACGTGCCGTCGATCTGGACCGTCGTGGGCGGCGCGATCGTTGTCGGCTCCGGCGTCGCGGTCGCATGGCGCGAGCGCCAGCTCGGCATCAAGCGGGCGCGCGTCAGGAAAGCGGCGCCGCAATCACCTACGGGATGA
- a CDS encoding thioesterase family protein gives MKPDPLPRSAYRFAHRITTRWSDNDVYGHVNNALYYSFFDTTITSYLLTRGDLLMSVSGPMLFVVASDCAYFRGFAFPETVESGLAISAIGARSVTWRIGLFGEGEDAPRAQGRFVHACVDRTTQRPRAWPAEWVETFEAIRAQTD, from the coding sequence TTGAAGCCCGATCCCCTGCCCCGCTCAGCCTATCGCTTCGCGCACCGCATCACGACGCGCTGGTCCGACAACGACGTCTACGGCCACGTCAACAACGCGCTCTATTACAGCTTCTTCGACACGACGATCACGAGTTACCTGCTGACGCGCGGCGACCTGCTGATGTCGGTTTCGGGACCGATGCTGTTCGTGGTCGCGAGCGACTGCGCTTATTTCCGGGGATTCGCGTTTCCCGAGACCGTCGAGAGCGGGCTCGCGATTTCCGCGATCGGCGCGAGAAGCGTCACATGGCGAATCGGCCTTTTCGGCGAAGGCGAGGACGCGCCGCGTGCACAGGGACGGTTCGTCCATGCCTGCGTCGACCGAACGACGCAGCGGCCTCGGGCTTGGCCCGCCGAATGGGTCGAGACGTTCGAAGCGATCCGGGCGCAGACAGACTGA